GCAATGGCGGGACGTACCGGCAAAGGAGCGATGCTGTTGATGCATGTATGCACTGTACCGTCCCCGCCGAGAATGATGAGCAGGTCGACTTGGCCGCCGTACTCCCTGCAGGCTTTTTGCAGTTCCACTTCAGACGCTGTATGCAGCACGATGAGTTCATCGATTGCTTGCGTAAACACATGAATAGTATCGGAAAGCTTTTGCTGCGTATCATCTTCTCCGGCGGTCCGGTTATACAGAAACAATGCCCGTTTGAAACGAAGCATAGTTTTCACTTCCTTTTTTACTTTATTATTCCCGATTTATTGAAACGGAAACTAGTGGATGAAGAGCGGACAGTGCTGGCTGATTTCTTTCATTCACCTAAAGAGCGTTTGCGCCCTGGCGGATAAGCCCTTGATCGATAATTTATGAATAGATGCTGCTCGCTTCAGCAGTGAATTAGAACTGACAGAAGAGGTTATTTTACCGGTTCGTCAGGGAATAACAGTAGAGAAGGAGTGAGTATATATGGAGATCTATACAGTCGGTCATTCCACCCACACGAAAGAGGAGTTTTTGAAATTACTCGATGACGCGGGAGTTGAAAAACTGGTGGATGTGCGGGCGTTTCCCGGCAGCCGGAAATTTCCGCATTTTCACGAAGACCGGATGAAAGAATGGCTGCCTTCACATGACATTGCCTACAGACACTGCGGTAAATTGGGAGGGCGCAGAAGAAAATCTAAAAGTATCGACAATGACGTCAATGACGGATGGAATAATCAATCCTTCCATAACTATGCGGATTACACGCTGACAGCGGAATTCCAAGAAGGAGCAGATGAATTGATGGATGAAGCGAAAAGGCAGCGTGTCGCGATATGCTGTTCTGAACGCCATCCGGCAAGATGTCATCGGCTGCTGATCAGTAACTGGCTTGCAGCACACGGCTGGAATGTAAAACATATTATCGACGGACCGAAAGAAAAGACGCTGATTGAAGATCATGAAGTTGGAAAGTGGGGCGCTGAACCGGTCATATCAGAAGACGGGGAAGTGACATATCCGCCTGAAGAAAATGAAAATAACTAGAATGGCTGTCCATTCTAGTTATTTATATAACGTCTTTTCATGTGAACCGTCTGCGTGATAAACAGATAAAATCCCGTCATGTTCAGTGACATACTTTTTTGCTTTATCCAGTAATGCCGTTTTCGTCTCTTCTTTAAATATTACGTGATCACTTCCGGACTTTTGAAATATCCATTCATCATTCCGTGGCTTCACTTCATACTGAGGACGGCCTTCACTCTTACCTTCCACATACTCATGAGCTTGTGCCGTTGCAATAGAAATAGCACGGTCTTCCTCGTAATTCTCGCGAAGCAGGGCATTTGCAATCTCAATCGCTTTATTGCGAACGTCCGGACTCAAATTCTTTAACGAAGCAGGGTAATCATTTTTGCTCCATGGCATCTGCCATCACCTCCTCATTTTACAAATTCCCAAAATTGATTTACGTTAAACGTGAGTTCGGCAGAATAAAAAAACCAAAAGCTCCGCGGTCAACCCATTGCCGCGGAGCTTTTGGTTATGTACGCGCTCTTCGACGAAGCGGTACAGATTGTTCGACTTTACTTCTTCACTATCACAAACCCAGCTGCATCAAACTTCAACCCATATCCGTTTGTGCAATTGCTGTTAGTACTAGTATAACCTATGAAAACTGAAATAAACGGAAATCATCAAACTGTGAAGAATGTCATATTCCTGTAGTGTTTGGCATCAAACTGAGATACATTACAACAACCTTACACAAACTTTTTATTACGTTATGCTATGCTAAACCTTCCGATTTTATGCATCGTATATCTGAACGTTTCTTTACATTAATTTCGATATGAACATTGTAGCAATACCGAAATAGATCAGCAGTGACAAAATATCATTAATTGTTGTAATAAGAGGGCCGGAAGCAACAGCGGGATCTACTTTAAACTTATTAAGAATCAGCGGTATGACTGTCCCGGCAATTGTGCCAATGATTAATGTGGCAACGAGTGAAGAGCCGACGACTAAACCGAGGGTGAAGCTTCCTTGCCAAATGTAGGCGATAACAGAAATCACCGCACCGCATACAACGCCCAGTACGATACCGACGATCAGTTCACGGATAATTAAATGTAATGATTTCTTCATTGTCATATCCTCTGAGACTAAACCGCGCACGACGACTGCCAGAGACTGTGTGCCTGTATTACCTGTCATGCCGGCAATCATTGGCATGAAGAAGGCGAGGGCAACGACTGCTTCCAGCGTCTCCTCAAAGCGGGAAATGATACTTCCCGAAACCAGCCCGATAAACAACAGAAGGATTAACCACGGGAGTCTGCGGTAAGCCGCGACCAGTGGTTTCGTGTGAAAGTCAATGGATTTACCCGAGGCGAAGAGCATTTCGATATCTTTATTAGCCTCTCTGACAACTAAATCGAGTACTTCGTCCGCCCGTATAATTCCGACCAGCACATTCGAATCATTGACGACTGGAAGCGATACGAAATCATAGCGTCCGATCATTTTGGCGACATCACCCTGCTCAGTTGTATCAAATACTTTCGCTATCGAAGTCTGCATGATTTCTTTTACACAGACAGCCGGATCAGCCAGCAATAAATCACGATAAGACAGTACGCCGATCAGTTGCTTTTCATCATTAATAATATAGACATAGTTTAAATAAGGTGCGTACCCCTGATAATGCTTTAGCTTTTCAATCGTTTTCTCCACCGTATACGATTGATGAATCCACACATAGCGGGCGGTCATAATCCGTCCCGCAGAATCTTTTGGATATTTTCGCTGCTGCCGAATATACTTTTTCTCTTCCTGACGCATTTCAGCAATGAGTTTTTCCACTTTTTTATCGGGCAAATCGGCCAATAAATAGGAAAGGTCTTCACTTTTCATTTCATCCAATAACTCTGTAGCACGCATAGGGCCGATGAGTTCCAATACTCGCAGCTGCTCATTCCTCGTAAGGGAACTGAGCATCTTAACTAACTTTTCTTTATCCAGCACTTCTAAGAAAATCGTGTGACGTTTTCTAGGCAAACGCCGGTATTGGGCCGCAATCTCCGCAGGCTCCATCTCTTCAATGGCTTTCTTTAAAGATTCCATATTACCGTCTTTAATCAGTTGTATAATTGCTCTTGACACATCATCGCGATCACGGGTCAATGGCATTTCCAGCACCTCACTTAGTAATCAAAAGTTACAGTCCTTCATTCTTTCCCCTGTAAGCAAGGAAACAAACCACAGTACAGGCTGTATTCATATTTTTACGAAATAAAAAAGGCCTCCGTAGAGACCTTCTGCTGTATTACATAGGTGAATCTTCGTCGCGCGGTTTTGGATCAGTTAATGGATCGTAACTGCGGTCTTTTGCCAGAGGATTTGGGTCGATCAATGGACTGGCCTCCGTTTCTGTATGCGAGTGCCGAAGAGGGGTTCCGGCAGTGTGATGTGTATGTGCGGCGGGGTCATACAGGTCTGAATCCAGTAAGACCAGAATCTTTCCCTGTTCGAAATGTTCATGATAGTGGTGTGCATCTTCATCAGGAATACCCATGCCGATCAATGCGCCGGCAAGTCCGCCTGCTCCTGCTCCTGCAGCAGCGCCTGTAATACCGGCAACGATGGGTCCGGCCGCAATCACCGGTCCGATTCCGGGAATGGCCAGGGCACCAAGACCTGTCAGCACACCGCCGATACCCCCAAGCAGACCTCCGGCGGCAGCGCCAGTTGCGGCACCGTCCGCTGCGTGGGTATCTGTCTGTTCCACTACGTACTCTGCTTCATCAGAGTTTTTGCTAATGATAGAGATTTCATCCGCGGTAAACCCTTGACGTTTCAGATCCTTGATGGCTGCAATAGCTTCTCTGTCCGTGTCATACGTACCGACAACATGTCGTTTCCTCATAAATAAGCTCCTCCTCGCAGTTGCAGAATTCATAGTTGCATCTTTCTAGAACAGTACCCGCTGTACTTTAAATAAAACATTGGAAATACTGGCTGAGTACGAGAAATATCGTGCGCTTTTGAGAGTAAGTGACTGAGTGTTCAGATCATTTAAGCGAGAAATATCCAGTTTGTAACATTGAAAGTCTTGTTGTCATGGTATTGTTCCTTGTTTGTAATCTGGCTGTAATAATCACTTGGTAAGCTAGGTCTATCAAATCGTTAGGGGTGGCATATTGAAGAAGTTAGTCTTTGCATTTACAGTAGCCATGTTAATCACAGTTTTTACAAGCGGAATGAACGAAACTTCAGCCGCAGCATCAGTTCACACAGTTAAAAAAGGTGACACATTATATAAAATTTCACAGCAGCACAAAGTGTCTGTAGCGAACATTAAGCAGTGGAATAACTTGAAATCAACAGTTATTTATCCAAACCAAAAATTGCGTTTAGTGAAATCATCTAAAGTAGCAGCAAGTTCACCAAAAAAAGCAGCAACACCTTCCCGTTCAAACGGAGCGAAAGTGGCAAAAGAATTTATGGTTAGCGCTACTGCTTATACGGCGCACTGTAAAGGATGTTCAGGTATTACAAGAACCGGCTTGAACCTGCGCAAGAATCCGAACTTGAAAGTAATTGCAGTAGATCCGCGTGTTATCAAACTTGGAACAAAAGTTCATGTAGAAGGTTATGGTTATGCAATCGCAGGAGATACTGGCGGTGCAATTAAAGGGAAGAAGATTGACGTATTTATTCCTAATAAATCCCGCGCATACGAGTGGGGACGTAAAAACGTAAAAGTAAAAGTACTCAACTAATAAAAAGACTGACACAGCTCCATGCCGTGTCAGTCTTTTTTAATAGAAAAAACATGAAGTCCTTAGTAGGATTTCATGTTTTGATTAGATGAAGGACACGACTTGATTTTTACCGTTTTTCTTTGCCTGATATAGTGCGAGGTCAGCCAAGTGGAATAAATCTTTGAAATTATACACTTCCCGCATCATATTATCGCTGAGTCCAACGCTGATCGTGACTGGTGAAGGCAGCTCTTTGGAGTCAAGAGATAGATTTTTTATTTGATTTGCGAGCAGCCCTGCTTTTTTCTTCGCATTCTCTAAAGTGATATCTTTCATGACTAATACAAATTCATCTCCGCCAAAACGGCCGAGCACATCATTTTTTCTAATTTCATTGCTGCAGATGTGCGCAACAAACTTAATCGCTTCATCTCCGGCCAGATGACCGAATGTATCGTTAATGAACTTTAGATTATCAATATCAAAGGCTATGCAAACGATGGATTCTTTCGTCTCCGCTGCCTCAAGCAGCCATGCATTGGCCGCTTCTTCTAAATACTTACGATTATAGACGCCCGTCAGATAATCAATATGCTCACTGGTTTTGCTTGAAGAGTTCTGCAGACGAATTTGTAATTCTAAGGCCGCTTTCACCCAATGACTGTCCTCGAGTTCATGCAGCAGATCGATATATTCTTTTTGGATTACTGCCAGCTCATCGAAGTTACAGATAGTTTCGGCCAGTGTGATTCGTTTTTGCTGAATGTCTTTCAGCAGCGAATAATCTTGTAATTGCTCTTCTATTTCTTTCGCGGCCGTATAGTAATGAAAAGCTTTCGGCAAATCGCCCGATAATTCATGGATTCTCGCTTTGAGAATTTTTAAAGTAGTCTTCTCACGGGGGAAATTGTCCATAGCGGATAACTGATCTGCATATTCGATGCTGCGTGCGGCCAGATCAGACTGGCTTAGATTGATGGCGGCTTCAGCTAAATGTAAATGTGCGCGTATAAACAGTATAGTTCTGTCCACTTCATCTTCACCAGCGTAAAACACCGCCAGTTGTGCAAATTTCAGCGCTTCTTCATATTGCTCTTTTTTATTAAACAGATGGCTCAGATTGCTGTATGCCATTGTGACATACGGGTAATTCTCTGTTTCAAGAGCAATCTTCAGCATATCTTCCAATAGTTTCTGTCCTTTATCAAAATCCATTGCAAAAGAACAGACAAAGTACTGTAAATAATACGAACGCATCCAGTCGGATTTGCTGCCATAAAGTAAACATTGTGAATGATGCTCTTCAATATGAAACAGAACCTTTGCAAAGTCTCCTGTATAGTAATGAGTAACTGCACAAATATAATGTGCCGACAGAACAGCATCTTTATCGGAAAATACAAGCCCTTTATTCAACAGGTTCTCTGCCTGGCTGATTACTAATGTATATTCTCCATTATTTCGCAATTGATTGATCGTACGGTATATCGTTGACAGCTCTTCCCGGCGTTTCATAACAGCCCTCCTTCAAAATAGGCGTAATCAGCAACAGTGATAGTTCAAAGGATTTATTTCGGTCGGTCTTTTATATAACTCTATTATACCATTAAAAAGTAAAATAAATGCCTGTCTATTTGTAAAATTCATGAAACTTCTGTTGCTGGCTTGCTTGCTCATAGTTTTTATTACCCTATCAAACAAAAGTATAAACGTCCTATTTTAAAGACAGATGAAGGGGGCAGAAGATGCAGTTTCTGTTTACACAGATTGTATTTGTTTGAATAATGAAATGAAATGCGCGGGTTCTTCCACGACCTCAAAAGCAAAAACACCCTCGCGCGTATGAAGATAAAATAGTCCCGTCTGACCCGAAAATGGGCGGTAGGACAAATCAAATACATGCTCCAGAAGGAATGTTCTTGAAGAGGTAGTGATCCGGTTATGAAATAAAGAGATGGAATGATAAGATTTTTGATAACTTTGTTCCAAGCGGTCCACAACGCGCTGAATAGAGACATAACGCAGGCTTAGGATCAGCTCGTCGTCAGAATGATTCATTGTATGCCCTCCTGTTTCGTAATATCTTACCACACAGTCATACAGCGATAAAAAGATTAGGATTACTATAACCCTGAATGATTCTATTGAACTAATGCTTCCGCATACGACGGATCAAACGGAATGCTGAAAAAATCAGCAAAAACGTCACCGCTCCTGCCGTATCCAAATAAACATCCTGCATAGTAGCTGTTCTTCCGCCCGTGAAGTATTGATGAAGTTCATCAGTGCATGCCAGCAGGAATGTCAAACCCGCAGCGAATAGTAAACGGCCGTTTCTTTTCGGCAGCAGCCAGTAAATAACGAGTGCTAAAAAGCCGAAAGTGAAAAAGTGAGCAGCCTTTCGTATGAGGAATTCTACAAAATGATAATAGCCCCTTTCTTCAATGGAAATGTTTCGGTTCCAATAGGTGAATTCTAGTCCTGAAAGAACGGTTTTGCCCGGCTCACCCGGGAGAAGTTCCTGCAGAGTTGAAATGAGGGATTGCTGTTCATAGGTTTGGCTGGATGATACCGCCAGTCCGACTACAAGTACTATAAGTAAAAGAAACCCAAATAATTTTTTCATATGGGGATTGTATCATGAAAATACTTTCGCCACGCTTAATTAGACGCAGCATATTTGAATTTCATTTTGACATCATCCGGTCACATAGTTGTAACTGCTGTGTAATGTCCGGGTTATATACTATTCAATGGGAGTGAGTGCCACATTTTGTGGATTCTATCCTGTTATTTCCATTACCAAAAGTGGAAAGGTATGCTAGTATTTAATCGGGCAACTAGTAATCACTCTTTTTAAGATCCTTGTCATCTATTGATAATCTTCATGATTAGCATAGCGGAAATAGGGTATTAGAAAAGGAGAGCGATTCAACCCGTTGCTCACGCATTCAACCAGCGGTAATGCCAGTACAAGAATTCAAAGGAGGAACTATTTTTATGAAATCAACAACGAAGAACTACAAGAAGTATCTGACAGGTGTAGCATCTGCTGCATTAGTAGCATCAGCGGTGGCACCAGTTGTCAGTGCGGCTGACTTTACTGACGTATTAGAAAACAACTCGCACAAGGAAGCAATTGATGCACTTTCAGCAGCGGGAGTTATTTCAGGTTATCCTGACGGTTCTTTCAAACCGAATAAAACGTTAACACGTTCCGACGTGGTAAAATTGATGGGGAAATGGCTTGTGTCAATGGGATACACAATTCCAACAGATTATAAAACGAACCCCCGTTTTACAGACCTGACAGAAAAATCTAATGACGAACTCTTGCAGTCTGCTGCAATTGTTAAAGATAATAACGTATTCAGAGGATATGAAGACGGATCATTGAAAGCTGCCGGCTCAATCACACGTGAAAACATGGCGATTGTGCTAGTGCGTGCATATGACGCTGTGAATAAAACAGATCTTCTTTCATATGTGAAAGAACAAGAGTTTGACAGAGATGTAGTAGATCTGACGAAAGCAAAAGCAGAAGCACGTCCATCTATTGATGTACTCGACTTCTTCGATATCACAAACCCTGCTGCACCAAACTTCAGACCGAAAGAAACAACAACGCGTGCACAGTTTGCTTCATTCCTTTACAAAACGTCTAAAGTGGAATTGACAGAAACTCCGGAAGCACCGGAAGTAGCTGAAATTACATCAGTTCAGGCAATCAGTGACAAACAGGTGGAGCTGACGGGCAAAAACTTACAGGTGCTAAAAGCTGATCAGCTGAGCATCGAAGACAACGAACTGGCGTCTTTCAAAGCCAACGAAGATGGAACGAAAGCGACGCTTGAACTAAAAAACGAACTGACGTCGGGTAAAGAAGTAACACTTACCGTGACGACAAAAGCAGAAAATGAAGGAGAAGAAGATACAGTTACTCCTTACAAATTCACGTATGAGCTGAAAGTCGAAAAAGTTACTGCGACTACTACGCAAGTGAATGCTAATACTGCTGATCAGAAATTAGCATTTGACGTAGACGGTAAACCGGCAGATATGAAGAAGCTGAAAGATGCTGGCTATACGGTAGAATTCCAGTCTACTAATACGGCTGTATTTTCGGAACAAGCGACAGGCACGTTGAAAGCTCTTGCTCCGAATACAAAGTTCTCATACAAAGTGGTAGTAACGAATAAAGACGGGAAAGCTGTTGAATCGGATCTGGTAGATGTGAATGTAGTAGATTTCGGCAATACATTTGCTGAAATCAGTGAAGTAGAAGTAACCCAAGCCGGGACAAAGGTCGAAAGTGGAAAGATTTCACTTGAAGATGGAGAAGCGGTAGTAAAAGTTACGAAAGCTGTTACATTAAACGGTGTAACAAAGTCAAATCCAGCTGCAACATACACATCTTCCAACCCAAGTGTAGCAACAGTTACTTCTGATGGTAAAGTGACGCCAATCAGTACGGGTGATGTAAATATCGTAGCCAAAGTAGGCGATGTAACGAAAAATGTTAAGCTTACAGTTGGTGTTGGCAAGCGTGTAGCAACTAGCGCGACACTTTCAGCTACAGATTCTAAATTAATTGTAGGTGCAAAACAGGATGTAACTGTAACAGTGAAAGATCAATACAATGATCTATTTAATGGAGAATTAACTGTAACTTCGGCAGATACTGAAATTGCAACTGCAGCTGTATCAGCGTCTGAAGAAGGTGTTGCAACAGTGAATGTAGAAGCAGTTAAAGCTGGAACAACAACTATCGCAGTGAAGTCGGGTGATACTGTTCTAGGGAACATCGCAGTATCTGTGTCAGATGACAAGGAAGTGGCTGCCAGAAAATTTGAAACTGTATCAGCTGCTGATGATTTAACGATTGATTCAATCGCGGGTTCTAAAGATGCGACAGTTCAACTGGCATGGAAACAATTTAATAGTCAAGGATATTTCATTGAAAATGACAAAATCCTACAGGCTCAATACAATGTAATTTCTTCTAATGAAAATGTTGCAACAGTGGCAAAGGATGGTAACGGTATTGTCACTGTTACAGCAGTAAAAGCAGGAACTGCGGATGTTCAAATTAAAGAAGGAAATATTGTAAGAGCTACTGCTACGATTACAGTAGTAAATTCGACTCCAACGATCTCATCTGTAGATTTTGAAGACACTAAAGTTGTCACTTCTCCTACAATTGATCAGCAAGTACTGAAATCGGAAGGTATTAAGTTAACATCAACTGAATTCGTACCAGGCATTGATGAAGAAGGAAATATCTTTATCACTAACAATAACAAAACAATTAACTTGGGAACAGTTGCTAAGAGTTACTCAGGCAATGCAACTGATATTACTGGCCTTAAATTAGAGGGTGGTAAAATTACGGGTACTGCCAAGCCGGGTGCTCAAGGCACAATCGTAGTGAGCGTGAAAAAAGAAGGTCAATCTACTCCGGTTGGCACTAAATCAATTGAAGTAAACGTACCGTCAAACTAATCATTCACCCAGAATCACAATAAAACCAGCACTATCCAAGCCTCATTCCTTGAACGTCTTCAAGGAATGGGGCTTTTTACGTTTAGTCGGTCAGTTATCGGGGGTACAGGTAGAGTACAGACAATTTGGAAGGAGCGGGTGTTTATGAGTTGGTTTGACGGGATTAATTTTACAACCTCATTAGTTGTGCTCATCATATTAATCATCCCGATCAGTATTGGAATCTTTTTATACTTTTTCGACCGCGGTCAGAAACAGCATTCGATATTGCGCAATTATCCTATATTGGGACGTGTGCGCTATATGTTCGAGAAGGCGGGTCCCGAAGTTAGACAGTACTTATATAACGATGATAACAGCGGCAAACCGTTCAGCAGGGAAGAGTATTTACATATGGTGATGCCGGGGAAGTATTTGAACAGCGTCATCGGTTTTGGCTCCAAGCGGGATTTTCAGGAACCGGGGCATTATATCCGCAATGCCATGTTCACGAAACAAAATGATGAAATGCGCGTGGACAACGATAATTTGTTACAAACGATGCGCTATGAAGTAGACGCGGATAACCTATTTTCCCGAAAAGAACATCGCGAGGAAGTGACGACGCTGCCGTGGCTTCTGCCAGAGGAGGACGCGATTGTATTGGGGCCGCATTGTGAACAGCCGTTTGTAGTGCGCAGTTTAGTCGGGCAGTCCGGAATGAGTTATGGCGCACTGGGTGATCATGCGATTACTGCACTGTCAAAAGGCATCGGGATGGCGCAGGGAGCCTGGATGAATACGGGAGAGGGCGGCGTGTCTGATCATCATTTGGCTGGAGGAGCAGATATTATTGCGCAAATCGGTTCAGGGTTATTTGGATTTCGGACAGAAGACGGGCAGTTTGATATTGAAAAAGTGAAAGAGAAATCGAAAATAGCACAAATTAAAGCATTTGAAATTAAGTTGGCGCAAGGGGCAAAAATGCGCGGCGGACACGTAGAAGGTGAAAAGGTAACGGAAGAGATCGCAGCAATCCGTAATGTGACGCCGTATACGTCCATTAACAGTCCGAACCGTTTTAATCAATTTGATGATTATCCGTCATTATTTTCATTCATTGAAGATATTCGGCATGCAGGAGGCAAGCCAGTCGGCATCAAAATTGTCATCGGCGGAAAGCAGGATGCAGAAGAACTGGCTTCGTATATGGCGGAATCGGGGATGGGGCCAGACTTCATCTCACTGGACGGTGCAGAAGGCGGATCAGGTGCGACCTACCAGGACTTGGCGGACAGTGTAGGCTTACCGCTTCGCTCAGCGCTTATTCTGTTGGATGATGCACTGCGGAAGTATGAAGTGCGAGACAATGTGAAAATTATTGCGTCCGGAAAAATTATCACACCGGATAAAGCGGCCATCGCACTTGCTTTAGGTGCGGATTTGATTCAAATTGCCCGCGGCTTCATGATTTCCGTCGGCTGTATCATGGCAGAGCGCTGTCATACGAATACATGCCCGGCCGGTGTGGCAACGACGGACAAGAATTTACAGCGGGCGCTTGTCGTAGAGGAGAAAAAATTCCGTGTCACTAACTATATTCTGACAATGCGTGAAGGCCTGTTCCGTGTGGCCGCGGCAGCGGGACTTGACTCACCGACGAAATTTGAGAGGCATCATGTCATCTATAAAGACGAGCAAGGCCGAATACATTCAGTCGAATAAAAAAAGAACCCGATCACATTTCATCGGGTTCTTTTCATGCTTATAATCTTCTGTAGCTGTTAAATTTAGATTTCCAATAAGGGTTGTTCAGGCTGACAACTTCCGCTTTTTTACCGCCAGCATGTACGAATTTATTATTGCCCACATAGATTCCTACGTGAGAAATGCCTTTGCGGTATGTGTTGTGGAAGAACACCAGATCACCAGGCCGAGGGGACTTAACTTTAGATGATTGTTTAAATTGGCCGGTCGTCGTTCTTGCAACAGATTTCCCATTTTTCTTGAATGAATACTGGATAAATCCGCTGCAGTCAAAGCCTCTTGTCGTTGTGCCGCCAAAGCGGTAAGGAATTCCGCGCAGCTTCATTGCAGTTTTTACCACACCAGATCCTCCGCCTTTTACTGGTGCTGCGGCTGCTACGGCTTTACCTGTAGATCTTTTTAGCAGTGTGCTCAGTACATATCCTTTTTTGCCGTTAATCTTTACTTTATACCACAACTGTTTGCCCGCGCGCTTTTGATGTGTAAGTTGAACACGAGTCCCTTTTTTTAGCGTGAAAACTTTTCTATGTTTTGTTCCCGCATCTGCACGAACGTTTGTATTGTAAACTGTTATGTATGTGCCGCTTTTCGCTGTAGCTTTACTTGCAGCATCAGCAGTGCCTCCGGTGAAGCCCATAAACATGGCTGATGCCATCAAAATTGAACACAAAAACTTCTTCATGTATGACTCTCCTCCAAAATATTGTATCTCTCTCTAGCTGCAAGATACATACTACACGACAAACAGAGGGCCAAACATTACGTTCATATTAAGAAGGGGTTACAGGAAGTGCTGTTTGTAAAGAGATTGTAACAATGTAAAACCAGCTCCCAATAAGTAAAGGGGGAGCTGGTATAGTCGCTGATTAATGCCTCGCAGAAGAAGGGGGTTCATCATCAGTTATGGAATCGGATAGTACCGGATCTTCTGTTGCGGACGTAATGTCGTCCGATGCAACAGTCTCCGCCTGATTGGCTGAAGTCCGCATTTCTGGATGTGCAGAATTTTGCAATGGTTCATATCCTCCATAAGAAGGTTCCATGTCTTCTGCGTTCTTTGCTTTTGAAACGGTATCGTCGATCAAGGGATCAGCCGTCCGTCTGGGATCAGAAACAGGTTTAGATGCGCTTGGAGACAGGCCGTCTGTATAAAAAGGTTCATCTTTTGAGTAC
The Sporosarcina sp. P33 genome window above contains:
- a CDS encoding DUF488 family protein, producing MEIYTVGHSTHTKEEFLKLLDDAGVEKLVDVRAFPGSRKFPHFHEDRMKEWLPSHDIAYRHCGKLGGRRRKSKSIDNDVNDGWNNQSFHNYADYTLTAEFQEGADELMDEAKRQRVAICCSERHPARCHRLLISNWLAAHGWNVKHIIDGPKEKTLIEDHEVGKWGAEPVISEDGEVTYPPEENENN
- the mgtE gene encoding magnesium transporter, with product MPLTRDRDDVSRAIIQLIKDGNMESLKKAIEEMEPAEIAAQYRRLPRKRHTIFLEVLDKEKLVKMLSSLTRNEQLRVLELIGPMRATELLDEMKSEDLSYLLADLPDKKVEKLIAEMRQEEKKYIRQQRKYPKDSAGRIMTARYVWIHQSYTVEKTIEKLKHYQGYAPYLNYVYIINDEKQLIGVLSYRDLLLADPAVCVKEIMQTSIAKVFDTTEQGDVAKMIGRYDFVSLPVVNDSNVLVGIIRADEVLDLVVREANKDIEMLFASGKSIDFHTKPLVAAYRRLPWLILLLFIGLVSGSIISRFEETLEAVVALAFFMPMIAGMTGNTGTQSLAVVVRGLVSEDMTMKKSLHLIIRELIVGIVLGVVCGAVISVIAYIWQGSFTLGLVVGSSLVATLIIGTIAGTVIPLILNKFKVDPAVASGPLITTINDILSLLIYFGIATMFISKLM
- a CDS encoding general stress protein; translated protein: MRKRHVVGTYDTDREAIAAIKDLKRQGFTADEISIISKNSDEAEYVVEQTDTHAADGAATGAAAGGLLGGIGGVLTGLGALAIPGIGPVIAAGPIVAGITGAAAGAGAGGLAGALIGMGIPDEDAHHYHEHFEQGKILVLLDSDLYDPAAHTHHTAGTPLRHSHTETEASPLIDPNPLAKDRSYDPLTDPKPRDEDSPM
- a CDS encoding 3D domain-containing protein, producing MKKLVFAFTVAMLITVFTSGMNETSAAASVHTVKKGDTLYKISQQHKVSVANIKQWNNLKSTVIYPNQKLRLVKSSKVAASSPKKAATPSRSNGAKVAKEFMVSATAYTAHCKGCSGITRTGLNLRKNPNLKVIAVDPRVIKLGTKVHVEGYGYAIAGDTGGAIKGKKIDVFIPNKSRAYEWGRKNVKVKVLN
- a CDS encoding GGDEF domain-containing protein, translated to MKRREELSTIYRTINQLRNNGEYTLVISQAENLLNKGLVFSDKDAVLSAHYICAVTHYYTGDFAKVLFHIEEHHSQCLLYGSKSDWMRSYYLQYFVCSFAMDFDKGQKLLEDMLKIALETENYPYVTMAYSNLSHLFNKKEQYEEALKFAQLAVFYAGEDEVDRTILFIRAHLHLAEAAINLSQSDLAARSIEYADQLSAMDNFPREKTTLKILKARIHELSGDLPKAFHYYTAAKEIEEQLQDYSLLKDIQQKRITLAETICNFDELAVIQKEYIDLLHELEDSHWVKAALELQIRLQNSSSKTSEHIDYLTGVYNRKYLEEAANAWLLEAAETKESIVCIAFDIDNLKFINDTFGHLAGDEAIKFVAHICSNEIRKNDVLGRFGGDEFVLVMKDITLENAKKKAGLLANQIKNLSLDSKELPSPVTISVGLSDNMMREVYNFKDLFHLADLALYQAKKNGKNQVVSFI
- a CDS encoding VanZ family protein, whose protein sequence is MKKLFGFLLLIVLVVGLAVSSSQTYEQQSLISTLQELLPGEPGKTVLSGLEFTYWNRNISIEERGYYHFVEFLIRKAAHFFTFGFLALVIYWLLPKRNGRLLFAAGLTFLLACTDELHQYFTGGRTATMQDVYLDTAGAVTFLLIFSAFRLIRRMRKH
- a CDS encoding S-layer homology domain-containing protein is translated as MKSTTKNYKKYLTGVASAALVASAVAPVVSAADFTDVLENNSHKEAIDALSAAGVISGYPDGSFKPNKTLTRSDVVKLMGKWLVSMGYTIPTDYKTNPRFTDLTEKSNDELLQSAAIVKDNNVFRGYEDGSLKAAGSITRENMAIVLVRAYDAVNKTDLLSYVKEQEFDRDVVDLTKAKAEARPSIDVLDFFDITNPAAPNFRPKETTTRAQFASFLYKTSKVELTETPEAPEVAEITSVQAISDKQVELTGKNLQVLKADQLSIEDNELASFKANEDGTKATLELKNELTSGKEVTLTVTTKAENEGEEDTVTPYKFTYELKVEKVTATTTQVNANTADQKLAFDVDGKPADMKKLKDAGYTVEFQSTNTAVFSEQATGTLKALAPNTKFSYKVVVTNKDGKAVESDLVDVNVVDFGNTFAEISEVEVTQAGTKVESGKISLEDGEAVVKVTKAVTLNGVTKSNPAATYTSSNPSVATVTSDGKVTPISTGDVNIVAKVGDVTKNVKLTVGVGKRVATSATLSATDSKLIVGAKQDVTVTVKDQYNDLFNGELTVTSADTEIATAAVSASEEGVATVNVEAVKAGTTTIAVKSGDTVLGNIAVSVSDDKEVAARKFETVSAADDLTIDSIAGSKDATVQLAWKQFNSQGYFIENDKILQAQYNVISSNENVATVAKDGNGIVTVTAVKAGTADVQIKEGNIVRATATITVVNSTPTISSVDFEDTKVVTSPTIDQQVLKSEGIKLTSTEFVPGIDEEGNIFITNNNKTINLGTVAKSYSGNATDITGLKLEGGKITGTAKPGAQGTIVVSVKKEGQSTPVGTKSIEVNVPSN